One Halobacterium sp. DL1 DNA window includes the following coding sequences:
- a CDS encoding molecular chaperone, protein MLPEWLALGLLIAGAASVVAAALFVLGEWLYPTEPVKPARERSGEWKRRREIREYLRAIDEPFAEEHFVAGTHVAFYLPRRNVAITFDAPDYFRIRNSNTYVVLAEHEMPGSHLGGRLPFETPDREELFGDPEEDADEETDSVRDAFATLGLSPSASQAEVKAAYRERIKEVHPDHGGDRETFEAVREAYAAARQETAS, encoded by the coding sequence GTGCTGCCGGAGTGGCTGGCGCTGGGACTGCTCATCGCAGGCGCGGCCTCGGTGGTGGCCGCGGCGCTGTTCGTCCTCGGCGAGTGGCTCTACCCGACCGAACCCGTGAAACCGGCGAGGGAGCGCTCCGGGGAGTGGAAGCGCCGCCGGGAGATCCGGGAGTACCTGCGCGCCATTGACGAACCGTTCGCCGAGGAGCACTTCGTCGCCGGCACCCACGTCGCGTTCTATCTGCCGCGGCGGAACGTCGCCATCACGTTCGACGCGCCGGACTACTTCCGCATCAGAAACTCGAACACGTACGTCGTGCTCGCCGAACACGAGATGCCGGGAAGTCACCTCGGCGGCCGGCTCCCGTTCGAGACGCCGGACCGGGAGGAGTTGTTCGGCGACCCGGAAGAGGATGCGGACGAGGAGACGGACAGCGTGCGGGACGCCTTCGCCACGCTCGGCCTGTCGCCGTCGGCCAGTCAGGCGGAGGTGAAGGCGGCGTACAGGGAGCGCATCAAGGAGGTTCACCCGGACCACGGCGGCGACCGGGAGACGTTCGAGGCGGTCCGAGAGGCGTACGCGGCGGCGCGCCAGGAGACCGCGTCCTGA